One genomic window of Panicum hallii strain FIL2 chromosome 6, PHallii_v3.1, whole genome shotgun sequence includes the following:
- the LOC112898425 gene encoding uncharacterized protein LOC112898425, whose protein sequence is MASYYSIAVLSMLAFSVSMGHALDEKKLQTTLYIKQRPAQDQRPLGTDTVVINWLIQDGPGAAANTIGHAEGLTVRANPAKRLWATIMDLVFEGGSLAGSTLKVMGLLGGVNDAPTGQWSVMGGTGELTIARGIINYRIIQEDGASRTFEICIYVYYTPKETIPALGCIASSLELPTNK, encoded by the exons ATGGCCTCCTACTATTCAATAGCTGTGCTTTCCATGCTAGCTTTTTCCGTCTCTATGGGACATGCACTCGATGAAAAGAAGTTGCAAACCACCCTGTACATAAAACAGAGACCCGCCCAAGACCAAAGGCCTCTAGGAACTGATACCGTCGTCATCAATTGGCTCATACAGGATGGGCCTGGTGCTGCTGCGAATACTATCGGTCATGCAGAGGGCCTGACTGTCCGTGCAAATCCAGCCAAGCGTTTATGGGCTACCATAATGGATTTGGTGTTCGAGGGTGGAAG CCTCGCTGGATCAACACTGAAAGTCATGGGGCTTCTTGGGGGGGTGAATGACGCACCTACTGGCCAGTGGAGTGTTATGGGGGGCACAGGAGAACTTACAATAGCACGAGGGATTATAAATTACAGAATAATCCAAGAAGACGGTGCGAGCAGGACCTTTGAAATATGCATATATGTGTACTACACTCCAAAGGAAACCATTCCG GCTTTGGGTTGTATTGCCTCAAGCCTTGAGCTTCCGACAAACAAGTAG
- the LOC112898088 gene encoding zinc finger BED domain-containing protein DAYSLEEPER-like, which yields MVKGHKGDDIGKNVIRCMTEWGLERVMTITVDNASANDTGIGYLRRQLSGTNIANGKYLHMRCAAHIVNLIVQDGLKEVDLSVKRVRAAVRYIRNGGSRIAKFKELIEEEKLTNKPFLKLDVPTRWNSTCIMLKAAIVYEKVFTRLVDEDMSYVIDLSEARDGFGHPDETDWENVKKMADFLEHLHDLTVRVSATLHVTSHTLFHEIGEVHLLIQSWLNSTDVVQSAMGRRMEDKFDKYWGLWHTSNSNTIVNDKGRGKGKEKENINLLIFVAGCLDPRYKLSMYTKITVEEIFGEERGQLVWEAIDTCVHELFEEYKKMYGPAEETSDAIDPVASKGGRGGQTEGSHR from the coding sequence ATGGTGAAGGGGCACAAAGGTGATGACATTGGTAAAAATGTGATCAGATGCATGACTGAATGGGGATTAGAGAGAGTAATGACTATAACAGTTGACAATGCAAGTGCCAATGACACTGGTATTGGTTATTTGAGGAGGCAACTAAGCGGAACAAATATTGCTAATGGCAAGTACTTGCACATGAGGTGTGCAGCACACATTGTTAACCTCATCGTGCAAGATGGCCTAAAAGAAGTGGACCTCTCTGTGAAGCGTGTTAGAGCTGCTGTTAGGTATATTCGAAATGGAGGTTCAAGAATAGCTAAATTTAAGGAACTTATAGAGGAAGAGAAGTTGACCAATAAGCCATTTTTGAAGCTTGACGTCCCAACAAGATGGAACTCCACTTGTATCATGCTTAAAGCTGCAATTGTTTATGAGAAAGTGTTCACTAGGTTAGTTGATGAAGATATGAGTTATGTTATTGACCTATCTGAAGCAAGGGATGGATTTGGTCACCCAGATGAAACTGATTGGGAAAATGTGAAGAAGATGGCTGATTTTCTAGAACATTTGCATGATCTTACTGTCCGTGTCTCTGCTACACTCCATGTTACTTCACATACACTCTTTCATGAGATTGGAGAAGTGCACTTGTTGATTCAATCCTGGTTGAATAGTACAGATGTTGTGCAATCAGCTATGGGCAGGAGAATGGAagataaatttgacaaatattGGGGACTTTGGCACACCAGCAATAGCAATACAATTGTGAATGACAaggggaggggaaagggaaaggagaaggagaacATAAATTTATTGATTTTTGTTGCTGGTTGTCTTGATCCAAGATACAAGTTATCTATGTACACAAAGATAACTGTTGAAGAGATATTTGGTGAGGAAAGGGGACAACTAGTTTGGGAAGCAATTGACACTTGTGTTCATGAGTTATTTGAAGAATACAAGAAAATGTATGGTCCAGCTGAAGAGACATCTGATGCAATTGATCCAGTAGCATCAAAGGGAGGTAGAGGGGGGCAAACTGAAGGAAGTCATCGCTAA